The Bacteroides acidifaciens genome includes a region encoding these proteins:
- a CDS encoding DUF3244 domain-containing protein, whose amino-acid sequence MKKLLFLFLLGILPLNFIVGNAGCYSTQNNNVHLVHNQRTIILKGKKENKTSRTLKIYPVEAFLENKVLSLNFLSELPSVVVTVTNVETNNVVSQDIFTSYIGTLSIDLSTEEMGNYKIEIVAGEYELTGDFVLE is encoded by the coding sequence ATGAAAAAACTATTATTTTTATTCCTTTTGGGAATACTCCCCTTGAATTTTATAGTAGGTAATGCTGGCTGCTATAGTACACAAAATAATAATGTGCATTTAGTGCATAATCAGAGAACAATAATTCTTAAAGGGAAAAAAGAAAATAAAACATCTCGAACTCTAAAGATTTATCCAGTAGAGGCGTTTCTTGAAAACAAAGTATTGTCTCTCAATTTTCTTTCTGAATTGCCGAGTGTAGTTGTCACTGTTACTAATGTAGAAACAAATAATGTTGTTAGTCAAGATATTTTTACTTCGTATATAGGGACTTTGTCTATAGATTTAAGTACGGAAGAGATGGGAAACTATAAAATAGAGATTGTTGCGGGAGAGTATGAATTAACTGGTGACTTTGTCCTTGAATGA
- a CDS encoding tetratricopeptide repeat protein, whose translation MKARQIWWVFLLLLVSCISTVNKPHPSLLHADSLICAGRSDSALSLLESVESSLFTTELSRAWYALLLTQAKDKNYVPHTDDSLIRIAVDYFDTTDDMLQRAKAHYYWGRVFQDKEEVENTVREFLTVSALLEKTDNYELSILLKNNLGLLFWEHSLSKEADSLYRQSVELAEAHHDTLRLAIALVHRADICMEKGKEYYADADTIMNRALKLVDGIDDEHVKSIVFSSLSYLCDYQERLQDVIFYAHQGLRYTSDSSAKKGYYLVLGSAYSRLTNYDSATIYLKRSLDTDSYYTRASACMRLSEVAAALGDKDNALKYETLYGVYKDSMKMVERPTVVVSSLKNVLHGQSVSRYESSLVQYRYYLLLIGGLLLVFVCFYLYKRKRRHAEIVKLQAKHQNLYISIESLQKELFEKKIEIDNLQKHYQQLKTGTGQKEQQEGCLQELLGEYHRMQENLEKQLNEKNEEVIKLRRLNLKSVLASSPVYIKLLELCKHNRLNPDEKRMFSSEEWNMLLQEIDIASLGFVERLQKKYEFLLEDDIHFCCLVKLEFKYSDIAFIWGCLDVAVYKRSNSVLKRMGVSATKKSELINILNRI comes from the coding sequence ACTTTTTACGACTGAATTGTCAAGAGCGTGGTATGCTTTGCTATTGACACAAGCCAAAGATAAGAACTATGTGCCTCATACGGATGATTCGTTGATTCGTATAGCGGTTGATTATTTTGATACTACGGATGATATGCTTCAACGGGCTAAGGCGCATTATTATTGGGGACGTGTGTTTCAAGACAAGGAAGAGGTGGAAAATACCGTCCGTGAGTTTCTGACAGTATCGGCGTTGCTGGAGAAAACAGACAATTATGAGTTGAGTATATTGCTAAAAAATAACTTAGGACTTCTGTTTTGGGAACATAGTCTATCCAAAGAAGCTGATTCACTATACAGGCAGTCGGTGGAGTTGGCAGAAGCTCATCACGACACTTTACGTTTGGCTATTGCTCTTGTACATCGTGCGGATATATGTATGGAGAAAGGTAAAGAATATTATGCTGATGCGGATACAATAATGAATCGGGCTTTGAAATTAGTTGATGGAATTGATGATGAGCACGTAAAATCCATTGTGTTTAGCTCTTTAAGTTATCTTTGTGATTATCAGGAACGGCTGCAAGATGTCATTTTCTATGCGCATCAGGGACTTAGATATACCTCGGATAGTTCTGCGAAGAAAGGCTATTATCTTGTTTTGGGAAGTGCATATTCTCGATTGACGAATTATGATTCTGCCACAATTTATCTGAAACGCAGTTTGGATACGGATAGTTATTATACCCGGGCAAGTGCATGTATGAGGTTGTCGGAAGTGGCAGCAGCATTGGGGGATAAAGACAACGCCTTGAAATATGAAACTCTTTATGGCGTATATAAAGATTCCATGAAAATGGTGGAACGGCCTACAGTGGTGGTTTCTTCTCTGAAGAATGTATTGCATGGTCAGTCAGTGAGTCGTTATGAATCTTCTTTAGTTCAATATCGTTATTATTTGTTATTGATTGGAGGGTTGCTGTTAGTCTTTGTTTGTTTTTATTTATATAAACGAAAGCGAAGACATGCGGAGATTGTGAAATTGCAAGCGAAGCATCAAAACTTATATATAAGTATAGAATCTTTGCAGAAGGAATTATTTGAAAAAAAAATCGAAATAGATAATTTGCAGAAACACTATCAGCAACTAAAGACAGGTACAGGTCAAAAAGAACAACAAGAAGGGTGTCTTCAGGAATTATTGGGAGAATATCATCGGATGCAGGAGAATTTGGAGAAACAACTTAATGAAAAAAATGAAGAAGTAATAAAATTAAGACGCTTGAATCTTAAATCCGTTCTGGCTTCATCTCCGGTTTATATAAAACTACTTGAACTCTGTAAACATAACAGACTGAATCCTGATGAAAAGCGAATGTTTTCTTCCGAAGAATGGAATATGTTATTACAAGAAATAGATATTGCATCATTAGGGTTTGTTGAACGCTTGCAAAAGAAATATGAATTTTTGTTAGAAGATGATATTCATTTTTGCTGTCTTGTAAAGTTGGAGTTTAAATATTCGGATATTGCATTCATTTGGGGATGTTTAGATGTAGCTGTATATAAAAGGAGTAACTCTGTTCTGAAAAGAATGGGAGTATCTGCTACTAAAAAGAGTGAGTTGATTAATATACTGAACCGAATTTGA
- a CDS encoding radical SAM protein, with translation MISKIIEPKTLSLITTEKCTAACHNCCFQCSPRLKQRMSLEDMKFQIDEVIKDFPMILACVFTGGECTTLGTDLHQIINYAAINNLKCRIVTNGHWAVSESRALLFLKQLKDAGLHELNLSTGDEHQKWIPYDRIVYACQAAVKLEMFVAVNIESTPESKFTSVSMKSDDRISREIMLGKVVVKDSLWIDFDKEHLDRTLEMNDGPCINLFNTISVSPDGHLQACCGLTCKNSIYLDLGSYRKHSLRQLYIEQFDDLMKLWLYTHGPKKIYSFLCEKKGVANESYRYPHICSMCHHILESKENMDIIKANISSIIPSVMLKYQFINNLKT, from the coding sequence ATGATTAGTAAAATTATTGAACCCAAAACTTTATCGTTGATTACAACAGAAAAGTGTACTGCAGCTTGTCATAATTGTTGTTTTCAGTGTAGCCCGCGATTGAAACAAAGAATGTCATTGGAAGATATGAAATTTCAGATAGATGAAGTGATTAAAGATTTTCCAATGATTTTAGCTTGTGTTTTTACAGGTGGTGAATGTACAACATTGGGAACAGATCTGCATCAAATAATCAATTATGCAGCTATAAATAACCTAAAGTGTAGAATCGTTACTAACGGACACTGGGCTGTATCTGAATCTCGGGCATTATTATTCCTTAAACAACTAAAAGATGCAGGTTTGCATGAATTAAATTTAAGTACGGGTGATGAACATCAGAAATGGATTCCCTATGATCGAATAGTATATGCTTGTCAGGCAGCTGTAAAATTAGAAATGTTTGTGGCTGTTAATATAGAGTCAACTCCTGAAAGCAAGTTTACTTCAGTTTCAATGAAGAGTGATGATAGAATATCCAGAGAAATTATGCTTGGTAAAGTTGTTGTTAAAGATAGTTTGTGGATTGATTTTGATAAAGAGCACCTTGATAGAACTCTAGAAATGAATGATGGTCCATGTATTAATCTTTTTAATACAATTTCGGTTTCTCCTGATGGGCACTTGCAGGCTTGTTGTGGGCTGACTTGTAAAAATAGTATATATCTTGATTTAGGTAGTTATCGGAAACACTCACTAAGACAGTTATATATAGAACAATTTGATGATTTGATGAAATTGTGGCTCTATACACATGGGCCTAAAAAGATATATTCATTCTTATGTGAGAAAAAAGGAGTGGCAAATGAATCATATCGCTATCCACATATTTGTTCAATGTGTCATCATATTCTAGAGAGTAAAGAAAATATGGATATTATTAAGGCTAATATTTCGTCTATCATTCCATCTGTTATGCTAAAATATCAATTTATTAACAATTTAAAAACATGA
- a CDS encoding IS4 family transposase: MNQDKYVFAQLVEFLNNDKFRRLVDKYDGNRYVKHFTCWSQLLAMMFGQLSNRESLRDLIVALEAHQGKRYHLGLGREPIAKTTLASANQNRDYRIFEDFAFYMMKEACEKRSTHILDIPGRKYAFDSTTIPLCLATFPWAKFRKKKGGVKAHVLYDIEAQLPAFYTVTTASRHDSTEMSAINYEPNAYYIFDRAYDSFKELYRIHLTGSFFVVRAKSNLKCKFCKWKRRMPKNILSDAEVKLIGYTSGKKYPESFRVIRFYDEEDDREFTFLTNAKHISALDVANLYKKRWFVELFFKWLKQHLKIKRFWGTTENAVRIQISVAIITYCLVAIVQYDMQLNRSTYEVLQILSISLTDKTPLQELFNKTNFNDVKEQFNPLIPGLFD; the protein is encoded by the coding sequence ATGAACCAAGATAAATATGTTTTCGCTCAGTTAGTAGAATTCTTGAACAATGATAAGTTCAGAAGACTTGTAGACAAGTATGATGGCAATCGTTATGTGAAACATTTCACTTGCTGGAGTCAGTTACTTGCAATGATGTTCGGTCAACTCAGTAATCGTGAAAGTCTTCGTGACTTGATTGTAGCTTTGGAAGCACATCAAGGAAAGCGTTATCATTTGGGATTGGGTCGTGAGCCCATTGCCAAAACTACGCTTGCATCTGCCAATCAGAATCGGGATTACAGAATCTTCGAAGATTTTGCTTTCTATATGATGAAGGAAGCATGTGAAAAACGATCGACTCACATCTTGGATATTCCAGGAAGGAAGTATGCGTTTGATTCCACTACAATTCCTTTATGTTTGGCTACATTCCCTTGGGCGAAGTTCCGTAAGAAAAAAGGTGGAGTTAAGGCTCATGTCCTTTATGACATAGAAGCACAACTTCCAGCCTTTTATACAGTAACTACAGCATCCAGGCATGATTCAACAGAAATGTCCGCAATTAATTATGAGCCAAATGCTTATTATATATTTGACAGAGCGTATGACTCGTTTAAAGAACTTTATCGGATTCATCTTACAGGTTCTTTCTTTGTAGTCAGAGCGAAGTCTAATCTGAAATGCAAGTTCTGTAAATGGAAGCGTAGAATGCCGAAAAATATCCTTTCAGATGCGGAAGTGAAACTGATAGGGTACACTTCTGGAAAGAAGTATCCTGAATCATTCAGAGTCATCCGTTTCTATGATGAAGAGGATGATCGTGAATTCACATTCCTGACGAATGCCAAACACATATCTGCACTTGATGTTGCCAATCTTTATAAGAAAAGATGGTTCGTGGAACTTTTCTTCAAATGGCTGAAACAACACCTTAAGATAAAAAGGTTCTGGGGTACTACCGAGAATGCGGTTCGAATACAGATTAGTGTTGCTATCATCACCTATTGTTTAGTAGCTATTGTACAATATGATATGCAACTGAATCGTTCAACTTATGAGGTCTTGCAGATTCTTAGCATCTCATTAACAGATAAAACGCCTTTACAAGAGCTGTTTAATAAGACTAATTTCAATGATGTCAAAGAACAATTTAATCCCCTTATTCCGGGATTATTTGATTAA